The Candidatus Methylacidiphilales bacterium genome has a window encoding:
- a CDS encoding YraN family protein, protein MNNFIRSPQSSYIKGRIAEEIAMRYLCNQGVEIVAHNTHYPFGEIDVIGKFEGVLIAFEVRYRSNATFISPIETITKSKVKRILNCLVTYAKENSAYKNFNLRIDIICITGTLHNPTITWIPNII, encoded by the coding sequence ATGAATAACTTTATACGCTCACCGCAATCATCTTATATCAAGGGAAGAATTGCGGAAGAGATTGCGATGAGATATTTATGTAATCAAGGGGTGGAAATAGTAGCTCATAACACTCACTATCCTTTTGGAGAAATAGATGTGATTGGTAAATTTGAAGGAGTATTAATCGCATTTGAGGTTCGTTATCGTAGCAATGCAACTTTTATTAGCCCAATTGAAACAATAACAAAAAGTAAAGTTAAAAGGATTCTTAACTGTCTTGTAACTTACGCGAAAGAAAACTCAGCTTATAAAAATTTTAACCTGCGAATTGATATAATATGCATCACAGGTACATTACATAACCCCACTATCACATGGATTCCAAATATCATTTAG